A window of the Microvirga terrae genome harbors these coding sequences:
- a CDS encoding cytochrome c biogenesis CcdA family protein, whose translation MLSVSYPAAALGGLISFLSPCVLPLVPPYLSFLAGTTFDRLSAGDDRAVRQRAVLAALLFVAGFSTVFVLLGATASALGQAIRQYLDVLSTVAGIAIIVMGLHFLGLFRIGLFYREARFTVARPVGLLGAYVMGLAFAFGWTPCIGPVLAAILTVAGSEDSVSRGALLLAAYSAGLGIPFLLAAFAMKPFVALLKRMRSRFALVEKVMGVLLVLTGIAFLTGWITTMSFWLLETFPALGRLG comes from the coding sequence ATGCTCAGTGTTTCCTATCCGGCCGCGGCGCTCGGCGGCCTCATCAGCTTTCTCAGCCCCTGCGTCCTGCCGCTGGTGCCGCCCTACCTGTCGTTCCTGGCCGGCACCACCTTCGACCGCCTCAGCGCGGGCGACGACCGCGCCGTGCGCCAGCGCGCGGTCCTGGCCGCCCTGCTGTTCGTGGCCGGCTTCTCGACCGTCTTCGTGCTGCTGGGCGCGACGGCCTCGGCCCTGGGCCAGGCCATCCGGCAGTATCTCGATGTCCTGAGCACGGTGGCCGGCATCGCCATCATCGTGATGGGGCTGCATTTCCTTGGGCTGTTCCGCATCGGGCTGTTCTACCGCGAGGCCCGCTTCACCGTCGCCCGGCCGGTGGGCCTGTTGGGCGCCTACGTGATGGGCCTCGCCTTCGCGTTCGGCTGGACGCCCTGCATCGGCCCGGTCCTGGCCGCGATCCTCACCGTGGCGGGCTCGGAGGACAGCGTGTCCCGCGGAGCCTTGCTGCTCGCCGCCTATTCGGCGGGCCTCGGCATCCCCTTCCTGCTCGCCGCCTTCGCCATGAAGCCGTTCGTGGCGCTGTTGAAGCGCATGCGCTCCCGCTTCGCCCTGGTCGAGAAGGTCATGGGCGTCCTCCTCGTCCTCACCGGCATCGCGTTCCTCACCGGCTGGATCACCACCATGTCGTTCTGGCTCCTGGAGACGTTCCCGGCATTGGGGCGGCTGGGATAG
- a CDS encoding DUF1203 domain-containing protein gives MSFRIRGLEAEPFAPLFEMADRDLEAIGAKRVYADEPDAFPCRVSLTRAAVGEELLLLNHAHQTIATSPYRAAGPIFVSRSGRPGTYQGELAPMLRDRLLSLRAYDENAFIVDAEVAEGAEVLRVIERFLAAPQVAHVDAHFARRGCFAARIERA, from the coding sequence ATGTCCTTCCGGATCCGCGGCCTCGAGGCCGAGCCTTTCGCCCCCTTGTTCGAGATGGCCGATCGCGACCTCGAAGCAATCGGGGCCAAGCGCGTCTATGCGGACGAGCCCGATGCCTTTCCCTGCCGGGTGTCGCTGACGCGGGCTGCCGTCGGCGAGGAACTGCTGCTGCTCAACCACGCCCATCAGACGATCGCCACGTCGCCTTACCGCGCGGCCGGCCCGATCTTCGTCAGCCGATCCGGCCGACCAGGAACCTACCAGGGCGAGTTGGCGCCCATGCTGCGGGACCGGCTCCTGTCCTTGCGGGCCTATGATGAAAACGCCTTCATCGTGGATGCCGAGGTGGCCGAAGGGGCGGAGGTGCTGCGCGTGATCGAGCGCTTCCTCGCCGCTCCGCAGGTGGCGCATGTCGATGCCCATTTCGCCCGGCGTGGCTGCTTTGCCGCCCGGATCGAACGGGCCTGA
- a CDS encoding ACT domain-containing protein, whose translation MPALNLSLLRDVYAVCRFPPGTPMAAPLPGSFSLLVQASEETTLVCPIDQAPPGAEIDVGWRCFRIGESFDFSVPGILASVLAPLAQAGIGIFATSTFSTDYVLVKAGDAQGAVAALREAGHTVDHET comes from the coding sequence ATGCCCGCCCTCAATCTCTCCCTGCTCAGGGACGTCTACGCGGTCTGCCGCTTCCCGCCGGGCACGCCGATGGCAGCCCCCTTGCCGGGATCGTTCTCGCTTCTGGTCCAGGCCTCCGAGGAAACCACCCTCGTCTGCCCGATCGATCAGGCTCCACCCGGGGCGGAGATCGATGTCGGCTGGCGCTGCTTCCGCATCGGAGAGAGTTTCGATTTCAGCGTTCCGGGTATTCTGGCGTCCGTTCTCGCCCCCCTGGCCCAGGCCGGCATCGGCATCTTCGCCACCTCGACCTTCAGCACCGACTACGTGCTGGTGAAGGCCGGGGATGCGCAGGGCGCCGTTGCGGCGCTCAGGGAGGCCGGACACACGGTCGATCACGAGACCTGA
- a CDS encoding branched-chain amino acid ABC transporter substrate-binding protein, with amino-acid sequence MKKMLLTGVALGLGLAFSSAASAQIKIGVAGPITGPNAAFGAQLKNGVEQAVEDINAAGGINGQKLQIVVGDDVSDPKQGVSVANKFAAEGVKFVVGHFNSGVSIPASQVYEEAGIVQVTPASTNPQFTERGMWNTFRTCGRDDQQGAVAGAYLSDKFKGKKVAVIHDKTPYGKGLADETQKAMNAKGLKEVVYEGVNPGEKDYSALVSKLKQAGVDVVYFGGLHTEAGLIIRQMRDQGLNAPLMSGDGIVSAEFVSIAGPGADGTLMTFSPDPRKNPNAKDAVAKFKAKNYEPEAYTLYSYAATQILAEAAKQAGSTDGKKVADIMKSGKPFKTVIGDISYDKKGDITRPDYIMYVWKKGADGKIDYTGNELAM; translated from the coding sequence ATGAAAAAAATGCTGTTGACCGGCGTGGCGCTTGGTCTTGGCCTCGCCTTCTCCAGCGCTGCCAGCGCCCAGATCAAGATCGGCGTTGCTGGCCCCATCACCGGCCCGAACGCGGCTTTCGGCGCCCAGCTGAAGAACGGCGTCGAGCAGGCCGTCGAAGACATCAACGCAGCCGGCGGCATCAATGGCCAGAAGCTGCAGATCGTCGTCGGCGACGACGTGTCCGACCCCAAGCAGGGCGTGTCCGTGGCGAACAAGTTCGCCGCTGAAGGCGTGAAGTTCGTCGTCGGCCACTTCAACTCCGGCGTCTCGATCCCGGCCTCGCAGGTCTACGAGGAAGCCGGCATCGTCCAGGTCACCCCGGCCTCGACCAACCCGCAGTTCACCGAGCGCGGCATGTGGAACACCTTCCGCACCTGCGGTCGCGACGACCAGCAGGGCGCCGTTGCCGGCGCCTATCTCTCCGACAAGTTCAAGGGCAAGAAGGTCGCGGTCATCCACGACAAGACCCCCTACGGAAAGGGACTTGCCGACGAGACCCAGAAGGCCATGAACGCGAAGGGCCTGAAGGAAGTCGTCTATGAAGGCGTGAACCCGGGCGAGAAGGATTATTCGGCTCTCGTGTCGAAGCTGAAGCAGGCCGGCGTGGACGTCGTCTACTTCGGTGGTCTTCACACCGAAGCCGGCCTCATCATCCGCCAGATGCGCGACCAGGGCCTCAACGCCCCGCTCATGTCGGGTGACGGCATCGTGTCGGCCGAGTTCGTGTCGATCGCCGGCCCCGGCGCCGACGGCACCCTGATGACCTTCTCGCCGGATCCGCGCAAGAATCCGAACGCGAAGGACGCGGTGGCCAAGTTCAAGGCCAAGAACTACGAGCCGGAAGCCTACACGCTCTACAGCTATGCAGCCACCCAGATCCTGGCGGAAGCTGCGAAGCAGGCCGGTAGCACCGACGGCAAGAAGGTCGCCGACATCATGAAGTCGGGCAAGCCCTTCAAGACCGTGATCGGCGACATCTCCTACGACAAGAAGGGCGACATCACACGTCCGGACTACATCATGTACGTCTGGAAGAAAGGCGCCGACGGCAAGATCGACTACACCGGCAACGAACTCGCCATGTAA
- a CDS encoding DUF6867 family protein: MQGILYEEPSIWLFLLITVIMGGWAAWMTGRAIALTWRPFWTLILYLFILGAAVRFIHFALFGGTLLSIHYYAIDTIVLLIIGALGFQYRRARMMTTQYRWLYERTGPFSWREKASPAKG, from the coding sequence ATGCAGGGCATCCTGTACGAAGAGCCGTCGATCTGGCTCTTCCTTCTCATCACCGTGATCATGGGCGGCTGGGCCGCCTGGATGACCGGGCGTGCCATCGCCCTCACCTGGCGTCCCTTCTGGACCCTGATCCTCTACCTGTTCATCCTCGGCGCCGCGGTGCGCTTCATCCACTTCGCCCTGTTCGGGGGGACGCTGCTGTCGATCCACTACTACGCCATCGACACCATCGTGCTGCTGATCATCGGGGCGCTCGGATTCCAGTATCGCCGCGCCCGCATGATGACCACCCAGTACCGCTGGCTCTATGAGCGGACCGGCCCGTTCTCCTGGCGGGAAAAGGCGTCTCCTGCCAAGGGCTAA
- a CDS encoding ABC transporter ATP-binding protein, which yields MSTAGANIAMQSQVSPARQPLLSVRGVKTYYGNIIALKGVDMDVHEGEIVTLIGANGAGKSTLMMTIFGNPRAREGKITYSGQDITRMPTHEIARMSIAQSPEGRRIFPRMTVFENLQMGASLHNMAHFDQDLERVCTLFPRLKERLQQRGGTLSGGEQQMLAIARALMSRPKLLLLDEPSLGLAPLIVKQIFEIIKELNEKDGMTVFLVEQNAYHALKLAHRGYVMVTGNITMSGTGKDLLNDPQVRSAYLEGGHH from the coding sequence ATGAGCACCGCTGGAGCAAACATCGCGATGCAGAGCCAGGTCTCCCCGGCCCGCCAGCCGCTTCTGAGCGTCAGGGGCGTGAAGACCTATTACGGCAACATCATCGCCCTCAAGGGCGTGGACATGGACGTCCACGAGGGCGAGATCGTCACCCTGATCGGAGCCAACGGGGCCGGCAAGTCGACCCTGATGATGACGATCTTCGGCAATCCGCGGGCCCGCGAGGGCAAGATCACCTATTCGGGTCAGGACATCACCCGGATGCCGACCCACGAGATCGCCCGCATGTCGATCGCCCAGTCGCCCGAAGGCCGGCGCATCTTCCCGCGCATGACGGTGTTCGAGAACCTGCAGATGGGCGCGTCCCTGCACAACATGGCCCATTTCGACCAGGATCTGGAGCGGGTCTGCACCCTGTTCCCGCGCCTGAAGGAGCGTCTCCAGCAGCGCGGCGGCACCCTGTCGGGCGGCGAGCAGCAGATGCTGGCGATCGCCCGCGCGCTCATGAGCCGGCCGAAGCTCCTCCTCCTGGACGAGCCGTCCCTGGGTCTCGCGCCCCTGATCGTGAAGCAGATCTTCGAGATCATCAAGGAACTGAACGAGAAGGACGGCATGACCGTGTTCCTCGTGGAGCAGAACGCCTACCACGCGCTGAAGCTGGCCCATCGCGGCTACGTGATGGTGACGGGCAACATCACCATGAGCGGCACCGGGAAGGATCTTCTCAACGATCCGCAGGTCCGGTCGGCCTATCTCGAAGGGGGGCATCACTGA
- a CDS encoding ABC transporter ATP-binding protein, protein MRWLQDPILDVQHLTMRFGGLVAVNDLSFQAGRGDITALIGPNGAGKTTVFNCITGFYKPSEGMVALRKPDGSHLLLERLPGYDINWKGKVARTFQNIRLFSGMTVLENLLVAQHNPLMIASGFTFLGVLGIGGYRKAEKEAIEKAKYWLEKARLIHRADDPAGDLPYGDQRRLEIARAMCTDPLLLCLDEPAAGLNPRESLELNELLLSIRKDNGTSILLIEHDMSVVMQISDHVVVLDYGTKISDGAPAEVRNDPKVIAAYLGVADDEVEKVEAEVGA, encoded by the coding sequence ATGCGCTGGCTGCAGGATCCCATCCTCGACGTACAGCATCTCACGATGCGCTTCGGCGGTCTCGTCGCCGTCAACGACCTCTCCTTCCAGGCCGGGCGCGGCGACATCACCGCCCTCATCGGGCCCAACGGAGCGGGCAAGACCACGGTCTTCAACTGCATCACCGGCTTCTACAAGCCGTCCGAGGGCATGGTGGCCCTTCGCAAGCCCGACGGCTCGCACCTGCTCCTGGAGCGGCTGCCGGGTTACGACATCAACTGGAAGGGCAAGGTCGCCCGCACCTTCCAGAACATCCGCCTGTTCTCCGGCATGACCGTGCTGGAGAACCTGCTGGTGGCCCAGCACAACCCGCTGATGATCGCCTCGGGCTTCACGTTCCTGGGCGTTCTCGGCATCGGCGGCTACCGCAAGGCCGAGAAGGAAGCGATCGAGAAGGCCAAGTACTGGCTCGAGAAGGCCCGGCTGATCCACCGGGCCGACGACCCGGCTGGCGACCTTCCCTACGGCGACCAGCGCCGCCTGGAGATCGCCCGCGCCATGTGCACGGACCCGCTCCTGCTCTGCCTCGACGAGCCTGCGGCCGGCCTCAATCCGCGCGAATCCCTGGAGCTCAACGAGCTGCTCCTGTCGATCCGCAAGGACAACGGCACGTCGATCCTCCTGATCGAGCACGACATGTCGGTCGTGATGCAGATCTCGGACCACGTGGTGGTGCTCGATTACGGCACCAAGATCTCGGACGGCGCCCCCGCCGAGGTCAGGAACGATCCCAAGGTCATCGCCGCCTATCTCGGCGTGGCCGATGACGAAGTCGAGAAGGTCGAGGCGGAGGTCGGCGCATGA
- the livM gene encoding high-affinity branched-chain amino acid ABC transporter permease LivM: MNAPSITTAEQTQAVTRTFDLGAALKDSLRTALITLGLSIPILSYKTDQSGADLFLTPRWGLVATICVIVFGLRLLLHAFTASRAYRQATPSSHQATEPVHAEPSAYQHVSKFAIPLFLGIAVAFPLIIYLIQGGLNESRYWVDLGILILTYVMLGWGLNIVVGLAGLLDLGYVAFYAVGAYSYALLSTTFGLSFWICLPLAGILAAFWGMILGFPVLRLRGDYLAIVTLAFGEIIRLVLINWVDLTNGGAGISSIPRATFFGLPFTAGEGGFAQTFGLEFNGMHRIIFLYYLILVLALITNFVTMRLRKLPVGRAWEALREDEIACRSLGINTTNTKLTAFAIGAMFGGFAGSFFAVRQGFVSPESFNFLESAIILAIVVLGGMGSQIGVAIAAIVLVGGPEVLRNLTFLQAIFGAGFDPNEYRLLLFGVGMVAMMVWRPRGLISEREPSVILKERKAISGSLVKEGHG, encoded by the coding sequence ATGAACGCTCCTTCCATCACCACTGCCGAGCAGACCCAGGCCGTGACCCGGACCTTCGACCTGGGCGCCGCCCTCAAGGACTCGCTCCGGACCGCGCTGATCACGCTGGGCCTCTCGATCCCGATCCTGTCCTACAAGACGGACCAGTCCGGCGCGGACCTCTTCCTCACCCCGCGCTGGGGCCTGGTGGCGACCATCTGCGTCATCGTGTTCGGCCTGCGCCTTCTTCTCCACGCCTTCACGGCCTCGCGGGCCTACCGCCAGGCCACCCCCAGCTCCCATCAGGCGACGGAGCCGGTCCATGCGGAGCCGAGCGCCTATCAGCACGTCTCCAAGTTCGCCATCCCGCTCTTTCTCGGGATCGCCGTTGCCTTCCCGCTCATCATCTACCTGATCCAGGGCGGGTTGAACGAGTCGCGCTACTGGGTCGATCTCGGCATCCTGATCCTCACCTACGTGATGCTCGGCTGGGGCCTCAACATCGTGGTGGGCCTCGCCGGCCTGCTCGACCTGGGCTACGTGGCCTTCTACGCGGTCGGGGCCTATTCCTACGCCCTGCTCTCGACCACCTTCGGCCTGTCGTTCTGGATCTGCCTGCCGCTCGCCGGCATCCTGGCGGCGTTCTGGGGCATGATCCTCGGCTTCCCGGTGCTGCGCCTGCGCGGCGACTATCTGGCCATCGTGACGCTCGCCTTCGGCGAGATCATCCGCCTCGTGCTCATCAACTGGGTGGACCTGACCAACGGCGGCGCGGGCATCTCGTCGATCCCGCGCGCGACCTTCTTCGGCCTGCCCTTCACGGCCGGCGAAGGCGGGTTCGCCCAGACCTTCGGGCTCGAATTCAACGGCATGCACCGGATCATCTTCCTCTACTACCTGATCCTGGTGCTGGCCCTGATCACCAACTTCGTCACCATGCGCCTGCGCAAGCTGCCCGTGGGCCGCGCCTGGGAGGCGCTGCGCGAGGACGAGATCGCTTGCCGGTCTCTGGGCATCAACACCACCAACACCAAGCTGACGGCCTTCGCCATCGGGGCCATGTTCGGCGGCTTCGCCGGCTCGTTCTTCGCGGTCCGCCAGGGCTTCGTCTCTCCGGAGAGCTTCAACTTCCTGGAATCGGCCATCATCCTGGCCATCGTGGTGCTCGGCGGCATGGGCTCGCAGATCGGCGTGGCGATCGCCGCCATCGTGCTGGTCGGCGGCCCCGAGGTCCTGCGCAACCTGACCTTCCTCCAGGCCATCTTCGGGGCCGGCTTCGACCCCAACGAATACCGCCTCCTGCTCTTCGGCGTGGGCATGGTGGCCATGATGGTGTGGCGTCCGCGCGGCCTGATCTCGGAACGTGAACCCTCGGTGATCTTGAAAGAGCGCAAGGCCATCTCCGGCTCGCTCGTGAAGGAAGGACACGGCTAA
- a CDS encoding branched-chain amino acid ABC transporter permease — protein MEIFVQQLINGLTLGSIYGLIAIGYTMVFGIIGMVNFAHGDVFMLSAFISLILFLLLTTWLGISSVALALLIVLVVAMALTSLWGWAIERIAYRPLRGSFRLAPLISAIGVSIFLSNFVQVAQGARNKPTPPMVQDVIVLFQGASGYNVALSYKQVIIMITTAVLLTIFWYLVQKTSLGRAQRACEQDRKMAALLGINVDRTISLTFVIGAALASVAGTMYLLYYGVVSFNDGFVPGVKAFTAAVLGGIGSLPGAVLGGLIIGLIETFWSAYFSIEYKDVAAFSILAIVLIFMPSGILGRPEVEKV, from the coding sequence ATGGAAATCTTTGTGCAGCAGCTCATCAACGGGCTGACTCTGGGGTCGATCTACGGCCTCATCGCCATCGGCTACACGATGGTCTTCGGCATCATCGGCATGGTGAACTTCGCCCACGGCGACGTCTTCATGCTGTCTGCCTTCATCTCGCTGATCTTGTTCCTCCTCCTGACCACTTGGCTCGGGATCTCGTCCGTCGCGCTCGCGCTCCTGATCGTGCTCGTGGTCGCGATGGCGCTCACCTCCCTGTGGGGCTGGGCCATCGAGCGCATCGCCTACCGGCCCCTGCGCGGCTCGTTCCGCCTGGCGCCGCTGATCTCGGCCATCGGCGTCTCGATCTTCCTGTCCAACTTCGTCCAGGTGGCGCAGGGAGCCCGCAACAAGCCGACCCCCCCGATGGTCCAGGACGTGATCGTGCTCTTCCAGGGCGCCAGCGGCTACAACGTCGCCCTCTCGTATAAGCAGGTCATCATCATGATCACCACCGCGGTGCTGCTGACGATCTTCTGGTACCTTGTCCAGAAGACGTCCCTGGGCCGGGCCCAGCGCGCCTGCGAGCAGGACCGCAAGATGGCCGCCCTGCTCGGCATCAACGTGGACCGGACGATCTCCCTGACCTTCGTCATCGGCGCCGCCCTCGCGTCGGTCGCGGGCACCATGTATCTGCTGTATTATGGCGTGGTGAGCTTCAACGACGGTTTCGTGCCGGGCGTGAAGGCCTTCACGGCAGCGGTTCTGGGGGGCATCGGCTCGCTCCCGGGGGCCGTTCTGGGCGGGCTGATCATCGGCCTCATCGAGACCTTCTGGTCGGCCTATTTCTCGATCGAGTACAAGGACGTGGCCGCGTTCTCGATCCTCGCCATCGTCCTGATCTTCATGCCCTCCGGGATCCTCGGACGGCCTGAGGTCGAGAAGGTCTAA
- a CDS encoding flavin reductase family protein produces the protein MSKSQATPNSAATGAESPDAILFREGMSRAAAAVHVVTTDGEAGRAGFTATAVTPVTDSPASLLVCVNTASRSAQALLANRAFCVNTLGAEDLALADIFAGRTGLQGQDRFTVGAWEKLETGSPALTTSLVSFDCRISDARVVATHHVIIGEIVGIRLGERKPPLIYQGRHYHKL, from the coding sequence ATGTCGAAGTCTCAAGCCACCCCCAATTCAGCCGCCACAGGGGCCGAGAGCCCCGATGCCATCCTGTTCCGGGAGGGGATGAGCCGCGCCGCCGCGGCCGTTCACGTGGTCACGACCGACGGCGAGGCCGGACGGGCGGGCTTCACGGCAACGGCCGTCACCCCCGTGACCGACAGCCCGGCTTCGCTGCTGGTATGCGTCAATACGGCGTCCCGATCCGCCCAGGCCCTCCTGGCCAACCGCGCCTTCTGCGTGAACACCCTGGGGGCCGAGGATCTGGCGCTCGCCGACATCTTTGCGGGTCGCACCGGTCTCCAGGGCCAGGATCGCTTCACGGTCGGGGCGTGGGAAAAGCTCGAGACAGGCTCGCCGGCCCTGACGACGAGCCTCGTGTCGTTCGACTGCCGGATCAGCGACGCCCGGGTGGTGGCCACCCATCACGTCATTATCGGCGAGATCGTCGGGATCCGGCTCGGTGAGCGGAAGCCTCCCCTGATCTATCAGGGGCGCCATTACCACAAGCTCTGA
- a CDS encoding PAS domain-containing sensor histidine kinase yields the protein MNDGALEGMPPRPSGGREAPALQTPERSHWPSIEGEMGERIRAYDWGATPLGPIQAWPQSLRTMVDLMLASRQPAFIGWGAECTSLYNDGYVPILGTKHPAALGKPYRTVWPEIWDEYRPVIAATIAGEAQHFIDRPVALAGRADQPVSWFTFSWTPIRDETGGVAGFYCAATETTGKGLAEDALHASRELALHETGTRYRALFEALDQGFCIIEPVFDEHGRPVDYVFIEVNPVFEAQTGLHDVAGRSMRSLSPAHEEYWYDIYGRVALNGEPARFEHEAAAQGRWYDVFAYRIDDPERRLIAVLFDDITERKMAEDARRESEERLRQVQEAARIGSFEFDRRTNKAIASPEYLELYGLHEDLSGFFSYEDWIALVHPEDRSRIEAETRAAVADHARRQLDYEFRIFRADTGEMRWITARTKLIRDINGRFVRSLGAQWDVTAEKDAEAALRESEDRYRTFIAHSSEGIWLLEFDPPLDTSLPVEEQIDLAYRHGRFVECNDAMADMYGLARAEDMIGRSLEFSLPSSDPQARAFLAEVIRSGYSMTGVESVERDAAGNHKYFDNSMTGIIENGELRRLWGIQRDISDRRRAEEQRTLLIHELNHRVKNTLATVQSIASQTLRNAPSMRDAKDALEGRLIALARAHDVLTRESWEGAELREIVAQAVAPYASQGEDRLHLSGPEVRLSPRMALALAMALQELATNAVKYGALANATGEVRVTWDVEQASPSARLHLRWEETGGPPVQPQGRRGFGSRLIERSLSQELNGVARIAFRPTGIVCSVDAPLT from the coding sequence ATGAACGACGGCGCTCTCGAGGGGATGCCTCCCCGGCCGTCCGGGGGCCGCGAAGCGCCGGCCCTGCAAACTCCCGAACGATCCCATTGGCCCTCGATCGAGGGCGAAATGGGGGAGCGCATCCGGGCCTACGACTGGGGCGCCACGCCGCTCGGTCCCATCCAGGCTTGGCCGCAGAGCCTCCGGACCATGGTCGATCTCATGCTGGCCTCGCGGCAGCCGGCCTTTATCGGCTGGGGGGCGGAATGCACGTCGCTCTATAACGATGGCTACGTGCCGATCCTCGGCACCAAGCACCCGGCGGCACTGGGAAAGCCCTATCGGACGGTTTGGCCGGAAATCTGGGACGAGTACCGTCCCGTCATCGCGGCGACCATTGCCGGCGAGGCGCAGCATTTCATCGATCGTCCGGTCGCCCTTGCGGGCCGGGCCGACCAGCCCGTGAGCTGGTTCACCTTCTCCTGGACGCCGATCCGGGACGAGACGGGGGGCGTTGCCGGCTTCTACTGCGCGGCCACCGAGACGACCGGCAAGGGGCTTGCCGAAGACGCCCTCCATGCGAGCCGGGAGCTGGCGCTCCACGAGACGGGGACGCGCTATCGCGCCCTCTTCGAAGCCCTGGATCAGGGCTTCTGCATCATCGAACCCGTGTTCGACGAGCACGGCCGACCGGTCGATTACGTCTTCATCGAGGTCAATCCCGTGTTCGAGGCCCAGACCGGCCTGCACGACGTGGCGGGCAGGAGCATGCGTTCGCTGAGTCCCGCCCATGAGGAATACTGGTACGACATCTACGGCAGGGTCGCGCTGAACGGAGAGCCGGCGCGCTTCGAGCACGAGGCGGCCGCCCAGGGGCGGTGGTACGATGTCTTCGCCTACCGGATCGACGATCCGGAGCGCCGTCTGATCGCCGTTCTCTTCGATGACATCACCGAACGAAAGATGGCCGAGGATGCCCGCCGCGAAAGCGAGGAGCGGCTCAGGCAGGTCCAAGAGGCCGCCAGGATCGGCAGCTTCGAATTCGACCGGAGAACCAACAAGGCGATCGCGTCGCCGGAATATCTGGAACTCTATGGCCTGCACGAGGACCTCTCGGGCTTCTTCTCGTACGAGGACTGGATCGCCCTGGTGCATCCCGAAGATCGGTCGCGGATCGAGGCGGAAACGCGGGCGGCCGTCGCCGATCACGCGCGCCGACAGCTCGACTATGAGTTCCGGATCTTCCGGGCCGATACCGGCGAGATGCGCTGGATCACCGCGCGGACCAAGCTCATCCGGGATATCAACGGGCGCTTCGTTCGTTCGCTCGGCGCCCAGTGGGACGTGACGGCCGAGAAGGACGCGGAGGCCGCCCTGCGCGAGAGCGAGGACCGCTATCGCACGTTCATCGCACACAGCTCGGAGGGCATCTGGCTCCTGGAATTCGATCCTCCCCTCGACACATCGCTGCCGGTGGAGGAGCAGATCGATCTCGCCTACCGCCACGGGCGCTTCGTCGAGTGCAACGACGCCATGGCGGACATGTACGGGCTCGCGCGGGCCGAGGACATGATCGGCCGGTCGCTCGAGTTTTCGCTGCCGTCGTCCGATCCCCAGGCGCGGGCTTTCCTCGCCGAGGTCATCCGTTCCGGATACAGCATGACCGGGGTCGAATCCGTCGAACGCGACGCCGCCGGAAACCACAAGTACTTCGACAACAGCATGACCGGGATCATCGAGAACGGCGAGCTGCGGCGGCTCTGGGGGATCCAGCGCGACATCAGCGACCGCAGGCGCGCGGAGGAGCAGCGCACCCTTCTCATCCACGAGCTGAACCACCGGGTGAAGAACACCCTGGCGACCGTTCAGTCGATCGCGTCGCAGACCCTGCGCAACGCCCCGAGCATGCGCGACGCCAAGGACGCCCTGGAAGGGCGTTTGATCGCCCTGGCCCGCGCCCACGACGTGCTGACGCGGGAAAGCTGGGAAGGCGCCGAACTTCGGGAGATCGTCGCCCAGGCGGTGGCCCCCTATGCGAGCCAGGGAGAGGATCGCCTTCATCTGAGCGGCCCGGAGGTCCGGCTGTCGCCGCGCATGGCGCTGGCGCTCGCCATGGCGCTTCAGGAGCTTGCCACCAACGCCGTAAAGTACGGCGCACTGGCCAATGCCACGGGAGAGGTCCGGGTGACCTGGGACGTCGAGCAGGCGTCGCCTTCAGCTCGCCTTCACCTGCGCTGGGAGGAGACCGGAGGGCCGCCGGTCCAGCCCCAGGGCCGCCGCGGCTTCGGTTCCCGGCTGATCGAACGCAGCCTGTCGCAGGAGCTCAACGGCGTGGCCCGTATCGCGTTTCGTCCGACGGGCATCGTCTGCTCGGTCGATGCGCCGCTGACGTGA